The window GCGATTTTGAATTAACCTGATTTCAATTAGACGAGTAGTATGTCAAATGACATTAAGATTAAGAAAGGCTTAAATTTAAAGCTTAAAGGCGAGGCAGAAAGACTGATTTCTGATGCGCCCAGATCTAAAACCTTCGCTATAAAACCTACCGATTTTCACAATGTAACTCCAAAAATGGTTGTAAAACCAGGTGATGCTGTTAAGGCAGGAGATGTGATTTTCTTTTCTAAGTATAGCGATACGGTAAAATTTGTATCTCCGGTAAGCGGAACAATCTCTGAAGTAAAAAGAGGAGCCAAAAGAAAAATTCTTGAGGTAACCATCGATGCCGATGCAAAAGATGATTACAAAGAATTTGGGGTGAAGAACCCGGCTGATCTTTCTTCGGAAGAGATTAAAAACCACTTGTTGGAAAGTGGTTGCTGGCCGTTTATTAAACAACGTCCTTACGATGTTATCGCAAATCCTGAAGACAGTCCGAAGGCTATCTTTATATCAGCGTATGCTTCTGCTCCTCTGGCAGCAGATATTGAGTTTATACTGAAAGATAGAAAGGAAGATTTTCAAGCGGGTATAGACGCCTTGTCAAAGCTAACATCCGGAAAAACCCATTTATCTGTCGATAAAAACTCAAACTCATTTTTAAATGAGTTAAGCGGGGTTGAGCTTCACAAGGTTTCAGGACCACACCCTGCGGGTAACGTTGGAGTGCAGATTCATCACATAGATCCTATTAACGCGGGAGAACGTGTATGGGTAATCAATCCTGAAGATGTGGCTGTTATAGGTTCTTTATTCAGAACCGGTAAGCTTGATGCTACCAGGGTTATTGCTGTTGCAGGTACTGAAGCTCCTAAGGCACAGTATTTCAAAGCTAAAATAGGGACTAGTGTAAAAGATATAATAGGGACTGTTCCTGCTTCGGTTAGGATTATCAGTGGCGATGTGCTGACGGGAGATAAAATAGGCAACGCTTCGGCTATTGGATACTACCACAATGTAGTTACCCTGATTCCGGAGGGGAATGAGTATCGTATGTTCGGTTGGTTGCCTTTTAAAGACAATAACATTCCGAGTATGTCGAGAACTTCATTTGCATGGTTGTTCCCGAACAAAAAGTACAAGGTGAATGCAAACCTGAATGGCGAGGAGAGAGCTTTGGTCGTTACCGGTGAAATGGAACAAGTAATGCCAATGGATATCTATCCGATGCAACTGATCAAAGAATGTATGATCGGAAATATCGAGAAAATGGAAAGTCTGGGTATTTATGAAGTTGCTCCTGAGGATTTTGCATTAATTGACTATACTTCTACATCTAAATTAGAAGCCCAGTCGATCATCCGTGTAGCGCTAGACATAATGATCAAAGAAGTTGGTTAAACAAATAAGTAACTATGAGTTTTTTAAGAAATAAATTAGATCAACTTAGAAAGCCTTTTGGAAAAGGTGAGAAGTGGGAGAAGTTTGCGCCTGCAATCAATGCATTCGATACTTTTCTTTTTGTACCTAATCATACAACAAAAAAAGGTGCTCATATCAGAGACGCAGTAGATTTAAAGCGAACAATGATTACCGTTGTTATCGCTTTGTTGCCGGCATTGATATATGGGATATATAATACAGGGTACCAGCATTTCACGCAGTTGGGAGAATCATTCACTTTTATGGATGCTTTCTTGCACGGAGCCGCTAAAATAGTACCGATGATAATCGTGTCGTATGCGGTAGGTCTGGCAATTGAATTTGCCTTCGCTGTATACAGAGGTCACGAGGTGAATGAAGGGTTCTTGGTAACGGGATTGTTGATTCCGATGATTATGCCTGTCGATATACCACTATGGATGGTAGCTATTTCTGTGGTATTTGCAGTTTTAATCGGTAAAGAAGCTTTCGGAGGTACAGGGATGAATATCCTGAACCCTGCCCTTACGGCAAGAGCATTTGCCTTCTTTGCGTATCCTACCTATATGTCAGGGAACAAAGTATGGGTTTCTGAAGCTACACATGTAGATGCTATCTCAGGAGAGACTATTTTGGGAAGTTTAGCAGCAGGAAGAGAAGCCGGATATGACATGTGGAGCATGTTTGCCGGTTCTATACCAGGTTCAATTGCAGAAACATCCACATTGTGGATATTGGTCGGAGCAGCTATTTTAATCCTTACAGGAGTTGGTAGCTGGAGAATTATGCTGGGAGGTGTAATTGGTGCAGCATTTATGGGATTCCTCTTTAATTTATGGGGTGTTAATGCACTAATGAGCTTTCCGTGGTATGAGCATTTATTAGTAGGAGGTTTTGCTTTTGGTATAGTGTTTATGGCAACAGATCCTGTTTCTGCGGCACAGACATTCAAAGGGAAATGGATTTACGGAATCTTAGTCGGAATTTTTTGTATTATGATTCGTGTGTTCAACCCGGCGTATCCGGAAGGAGTAATGCTTGCCATATTATTAATGAATGTATTTGCTCCTACAATTGATCACTATGTGGTTGAGGCAAACGTTAAAAGAAGAAAGAAACGTCTTGAGGCGGCAAAAGTTAAAACAGCATAACGATGAATAGAGATAGTAATATATATATATTTTCATTCGCTGCTATAATGGTTGTGATAGTTGCTTCGATACTATCGTTTACTGCAGTATCACTAAAACCACGTCAGCAGGAGAATGTCAGAAACGAAAAGATGCAAAGTATTTTGCATACCATCGGTATCGAAGTAGAAAGAGATGGAGCTCAGGCTAAATACGATGAGTATATTAAAGAGGAGCTTTCTCTTAAAGCAGATGGTACCGTTGATGAAAATGTAGATGCTTTTACATTAGAGCTTAATAAAGAGCTTAAAAAAACAGTTGATGAACAACGCTTTCCTTTGTTTGTTGCAGATGTAGACGGAGAAAAATATTATATAGTTCCGCTGAGAGGAGCAGGTCTTTGGAATGCCATCTGGGGATACATATCTTTAAAAGAAGATATGAATACTGTGAAAGGTACTATTTTCGATCACGCAGGTGAAACACCAGGTTTAGGAGCTGAAATTACGCAAGGATGGTTTCAGGAGCGTTTTGTAGATGAAAAAATATTTAGTCCTAATGGTGAGTTAGTAGGAATTGCGGTACAGAAGGGTTATGGCGGAGGAAATAACAAGGATGATAATGCGGTTGATGCGATTTCCGGAGCAACGATTACTGGTGATGGGGTTACGAATATGATAAAAGAGCGCTTATCGCACTATTTACCATATTTTGAAAAAAATAATACTAAACTGGCTTTAAATTAATTGTCATGGGAAAAGAAAAAAACAAGACTTCAAAATCGCCGGTGGTTCTTTTCGTAGGAGAAGAGAAGGAACCTCTTTTTTCGAAGAAAAACAGACAGCTTTTATCAGATCCTTTAAATGATAACAACCCGATTACGGTTCAGGTACTTGGTATTTGTTCTGCTTTGGCAATTACGGTTCAGTTAAAACCTTCGATAGTAATGGCAATTGCCGTTATGGCAGTAATGGCCTTTGGTAATGTTATTGTATCGCTTATCAGGAACTTGATCCCTAACCGAATCCGTATTATTGTTCAGCTGGTAGTGGTAGCTTCACTGGTAATCTTGGTAGACCAGGTATTGAAAGCATTTGCCTATGATGTAAGTAAACAGTTAGCGGTATTTGTTGGATTGATTATAACCAACTGTATTGTAATGGGACGTTTAGAAGCCTTTGCTTTAGGTAACGGCCTATGGAAATCGTTCCTGGATGGTATCGGTAATGCTGCCGGATACGGACTTATCCTTATTGCTGTAGCATTTTTCAGAGAGCTTTTGGGTTCTGGTAAGTTATTCGGGTACGAGGTGTTAGGACATAAAGGAGCGACCTTGGCTGAGTCTACAGGGCTATATGCTATGGGATATGAAAATAACGGTTTAATGTTGTTATCGCCGATGGCCCTTATCACTGTAGGGATCATTATATGGGTACAGCGTTCGAAGAACAGAAAGCTGATAGAAAAGAACTAAAAGTCTCAAGACATTAAAAATACATAGTAATGGATTACGTAAATTTATTTGTTAGGAGCATATTTATCGAAAACATGATTTTCGCCTATTTCTTAGGAATGTGTTCTTACTTGGCAGTATCTAAAACAGTTAAAACCGCAGTGGGTCTTGGGGCTGCTGTAATATTTGTATTGTTTGTAACTGTTCCGGCTAACTACTTGTTAGATAATTACCTGCTCAGACCGGGTGCTTTGGCATGGTTAGGAGAGGAATATGCAAATATAGATCTAAGCTTTTTGTCCCTGATTATGTTTATCGCAGTTGTTGCGTCGATGGTACAATTGGTTGAGATGATTGTAGAAAAGTTTGCTCCGGCACTTTACGGGGCTTTAGGTATATTTCTTCCACTTATCGCTGTAAACTGTGCTATCTTGGGAGGCTCTTTGTTTATGCAACAAAAAGACTTCAGCGCAGTATCAGAAGCGGCTGTATATGGTTTAGGATCAGGTATCGGATGGTTTTTAGCCATTTTGGCTATTGCTGCTATTCGTGAAAAAATCACTTATTCAAATGTACCGGCTCCTTTAAGAGGCCTTGGTATTACATTTATCATTACAGGGCTTATGGCACTTGGTTTCATGAGCTTTATGGGAATTAAATTATAAATCTGTTTATAGAAAGAAAATATGGATTATTCAGTAATCTTAGCCAGTTTAGTAGTATTCTTAGTATTGATCTTTGCTTTGGTGGCTATTCTTCTAGGGGCAAAGGCCAAATTGGTTCCTTCTGGTCCTGTAACATTAAAAATAAATGGCGAAAAGGATGTAGAGGTTTCTTCCGGAGGAACGCTACTGACTACGCTTGGAAATAATAAAATATTCTTACCGTCGGCTTGCGGTGGCGGGGGTACTTGTATCCAG of the Zhouia spongiae genome contains:
- a CDS encoding Na(+)-translocating NADH-quinone reductase subunit A encodes the protein MSNDIKIKKGLNLKLKGEAERLISDAPRSKTFAIKPTDFHNVTPKMVVKPGDAVKAGDVIFFSKYSDTVKFVSPVSGTISEVKRGAKRKILEVTIDADAKDDYKEFGVKNPADLSSEEIKNHLLESGCWPFIKQRPYDVIANPEDSPKAIFISAYASAPLAADIEFILKDRKEDFQAGIDALSKLTSGKTHLSVDKNSNSFLNELSGVELHKVSGPHPAGNVGVQIHHIDPINAGERVWVINPEDVAVIGSLFRTGKLDATRVIAVAGTEAPKAQYFKAKIGTSVKDIIGTVPASVRIISGDVLTGDKIGNASAIGYYHNVVTLIPEGNEYRMFGWLPFKDNNIPSMSRTSFAWLFPNKKYKVNANLNGEERALVVTGEMEQVMPMDIYPMQLIKECMIGNIEKMESLGIYEVAPEDFALIDYTSTSKLEAQSIIRVALDIMIKEVG
- the nqrE gene encoding NADH:ubiquinone reductase (Na(+)-transporting) subunit E → MDYVNLFVRSIFIENMIFAYFLGMCSYLAVSKTVKTAVGLGAAVIFVLFVTVPANYLLDNYLLRPGALAWLGEEYANIDLSFLSLIMFIAVVASMVQLVEMIVEKFAPALYGALGIFLPLIAVNCAILGGSLFMQQKDFSAVSEAAVYGLGSGIGWFLAILAIAAIREKITYSNVPAPLRGLGITFIITGLMALGFMSFMGIKL
- the nqrC gene encoding NADH:ubiquinone reductase (Na(+)-transporting) subunit C produces the protein MNRDSNIYIFSFAAIMVVIVASILSFTAVSLKPRQQENVRNEKMQSILHTIGIEVERDGAQAKYDEYIKEELSLKADGTVDENVDAFTLELNKELKKTVDEQRFPLFVADVDGEKYYIVPLRGAGLWNAIWGYISLKEDMNTVKGTIFDHAGETPGLGAEITQGWFQERFVDEKIFSPNGELVGIAVQKGYGGGNNKDDNAVDAISGATITGDGVTNMIKERLSHYLPYFEKNNTKLALN
- a CDS encoding NADH:ubiquinone reductase (Na(+)-transporting) subunit B, with translation MSFLRNKLDQLRKPFGKGEKWEKFAPAINAFDTFLFVPNHTTKKGAHIRDAVDLKRTMITVVIALLPALIYGIYNTGYQHFTQLGESFTFMDAFLHGAAKIVPMIIVSYAVGLAIEFAFAVYRGHEVNEGFLVTGLLIPMIMPVDIPLWMVAISVVFAVLIGKEAFGGTGMNILNPALTARAFAFFAYPTYMSGNKVWVSEATHVDAISGETILGSLAAGREAGYDMWSMFAGSIPGSIAETSTLWILVGAAILILTGVGSWRIMLGGVIGAAFMGFLFNLWGVNALMSFPWYEHLLVGGFAFGIVFMATDPVSAAQTFKGKWIYGILVGIFCIMIRVFNPAYPEGVMLAILLMNVFAPTIDHYVVEANVKRRKKRLEAAKVKTA
- a CDS encoding NADH:ubiquinone reductase (Na(+)-transporting) subunit D, coding for MGKEKNKTSKSPVVLFVGEEKEPLFSKKNRQLLSDPLNDNNPITVQVLGICSALAITVQLKPSIVMAIAVMAVMAFGNVIVSLIRNLIPNRIRIIVQLVVVASLVILVDQVLKAFAYDVSKQLAVFVGLIITNCIVMGRLEAFALGNGLWKSFLDGIGNAAGYGLILIAVAFFRELLGSGKLFGYEVLGHKGATLAESTGLYAMGYENNGLMLLSPMALITVGIIIWVQRSKNRKLIEKN